The genomic window TCCCGTCGTAGCCAATGTGCGCCTTGCTCTCGGAAAATACTATTTCTGGCAGGCAAATTGCCAAGAATTGCCTCGGCTCGCCGGCACGGCCCGCCCCTCGTGACAACTAATAGGTATTTAAAAGCGTCTTTAATAGCACTAAAAGGTAAGTTTAACTGCGTGCCTGATATATaccttaaaatataaagaattCAGGCCTGGCTgtaaatacttatttttataaatactttaatatactttattatattttattatattttattatattttattatacCTCCCGTGTTCTAAGGCCAAAAGCTAATTTTACTAATCGCCTTCTCTCACGCTCGGCTCTAGGCACAGGCTCACCAAGCTCTCGTAATAATCGTGCCAACTCTTGCACTAGCAAAACAAAGCATTAGCACTAACATGCACCCAGGTGCCATCTCCTCCTCAGATTTAGTGCATTTGGCTTACTTGATAATCCCTCAAGCTGTCCCAGTGTGGATGGGCAATCGGATATCTCTTCACCTGTCCGAACATTGTGCATTGGTGTCAGTTCCATCAAAGGACTAATGACAATGGAATTCGCCGCCCGAGCCCTAGAATTCTTGTCCCTGCGAAACGCCTGTCAGCCGTGACTGTGGAATCAATAAGAACGCGGTATCACTCACAATGCTGTAACCTTGCCATCCAGTCCCGTAACCTTGCCATCCAGTGCCGTAACCTTGCCATCCAGTCCCGTAACCTTGCCATCCAGTGCCATAACCTTGCCATCCAGTCCCGTAAACTTTCCATCCAGTCCCATAAACTTTCCATCCAGTCCCGTAAACCTTCCACCCAGTGCCGTAACCTTGCTATCCAGTGCATCTAGCTTCCGGTTAAACAAGACCATCTGTTCCATGAGAGCGTCCATTTTGCGCTCCAAGGCCGCACCACTGTCAACAGCTGGGATGTTGGAACAAAGCTTCACATTGTCAACAACAACCTCCAGGGCGCGAGCTGCCGCTTCAAAGTCAGGTTGCTGCTGCAAACCTTGCCGATTCATTGCAGCTATACTCTAACAGACTCGAAAAATTATGTCTCGAAGTCGGAAGTGGTCTCCTCTGCGTGAGGCAGAGTGAACGCGTTGCTCGTGCGGAGATCTCGCCCAGGCAACAGAGTAAATAAACGTTCGGATTAATAGTTCTTGCTTTCCGTTATTGACCCTTGTGCACATTAGTGGGCTTGATTGGCTCCTGCCGCGAGGACGATTTATTGCTGTGGACCCGGAGAAACTGGACGTAAATTTAGGACTTGAATACACTTTTACGATGAGAAATAAGCTTAAAGAGGAAAATTATCGGGGCAACGCGAAGACAGGCCCAAGACTAGGTGATCTCACCAGACTACTTCTGAACGCTAAGCTTTGCCCGCAGCCACCTGTTCGTGGCTACCTAATAGTAAGTGCCAGCTAGTGCCgcaatcaattgatctaAAATTCGCCAGTCGTGATCAGAATGTTGACTGCTATTCAGCGTATAGCGACTGGGGCATAAGAGCCCCTTTATTTCACCGCCAAGACGGGTTGGTGGAACTTGTAGGAGATGAATTCTAGGTACTTTGGTGAATTGGATACATGAAAAttactacctacctaagtaggtataTAAAACCATTTCTGCCCTCTCGCCGCCCCCAGAACATGTTGACTTTAAAATAACATGTACTTGCCTGACTAGATCTCCGGCTAATATATGTTTACAGTATTGTCCACTGGCCCAAAGACAGTCTCGACTGTGGCTCCAGGGGTCCTGCTCCTGACAAATTTCACCATCTCCCAATTGTTCCTCTGCCACTTACAGCTACAGCGTTACGCGGCTGCCATTTCTCATCTCCCTGGTCATCTGCTGCAGTGACACCGACCCAAATGTCCCCCGACGCATTGTTGACTACTGTGATGTACGCCATTTTATCTATTGGAAATATTAGCCTCAATGTTTATTAGTCGATGTGTCACAACGTACTTGTAGGCAGTCGATTGACGGGTTTCAGATTTGTAGAGACGATGCTCAGGATTTGATGGACTGAAGCTCGGGTGCAAGTCACAATATTGGACCAAGGGTAACCTTTCATGAGAGTAGAAAGTTTAAGAGGCTTGGGGGTAGGCCAGAAAGGAGTCGTCTTTGGGCTTAAGTAGCTATACGTGGTAAGAGTTTGTGCTTGGAAATCCGTTATTGCAAGCTAATAGTGTGATTGCCGAGATATATCATATATTCGCAGCAACCACGCCACCACCCGCGCCAGTCCGCACTATCCAAGTCTCGATTTGTATGCTGCCAGTCTCCGTGTCTCGCTCCGTGTCTTGGTATTACTTTTTGTGTCCGGTGTGCGTAATCCGGGCGAGTCTTTGCCGCTTCATCGCTGCCTGTTTCTATTACATACGCGGCGTGTCTTTTAAATCATATACTGCGGGGTATTCTTTTATTCATTGTTTTTTCGTGCAACGCCCCATTTTCTGGGGTCAATAAACGGCTGCACAGCGTGCCAAACCCCCGTGCCCTTTTCAGgttccgtcttggccgccatcCTCCCTACCTCCACCctaaaaaaagacaaaaaagggGGTAGGGACGTCTTGCGACAGGTAAACTGATCTGAATAATGATCGCCAAGCGTGTCTCGGAAAGAACGGGCATGGCATCTTTTGCGGAAATGGATGGCGAGGCAAAAAGGAATCCAAGGCAGTGACCATTCCGGCCTCTATCATGGACACACCCATCCCTACGTCCGAGTCCGCCCAGAGACCTTGCTTGCATGAATACTTTCCATCAGCATCTAGAAGAAGGGATGGACGCAAACCAAAGGTCCAAAAGGTGAGGAGAAAACACCAAGTAAAATTGCCATTCTAGAATTGATAGTGCACATGTGACAATTGCTGATAGCTCACAGTGTGTAAGGGCCCCAGGCCCCCAGGGCCCCCACAGTCACGTGTGGCACCGCCTGCATCTGGTCGTTGTTCCTACGCCGGCTCTTCTAGCTAGCTAGGTATCTTCCTCTCTCACAAATGTCACCATGATCAAGCCTTTCACTTCTACCAGCTCTCTTGCAATACAGCACTTGTCGTTTGCATCACGAGTTGTGCCTTCATCGTAGACCCCTCGCGCGGTCCCTCCCTGCTCGCCTGAAGGAACGTGTCAAACCTCCTACCTATTGTTGGGCTGACCGACGCTGCATTCAATCAACCGGTGGGAATCCACGCTACCACAACTACAATGAGCATGAAATTGAATCGTTTCACGCTTCCCTGCATAGTTGCGCGGATGGGCTGGAATGTCCATGGGTGGGCCATGATTCAGTTCGCCTTTGGAACCCCGGGGCTCCCTTGGCAATGAGAGTCCGAACCCCAGGTTTTCCCACGGCCCAAGAGCTGCTTGCAGCAACAAGAGATAATAGAGCGCGTCTATGCTTCCCTCCATACCTGCCCGGTGTAAAGAGGCAGACGCACGATTCCCAAGGACCACCATGCCTACTTCTCCTTCTCAACCTGCGGCCGCGAATGGGGTCGGCATGGCGCCTCAAAACCATGAGGACGATTCCATCTCACCTCCATCTCTTGCCTCCACGGGCCGCCAGAGCACCTTGATCACACCAAGAGTCCCATTGATCCCCGGATGGATGAAATTGACTCCTCTAGACCAAATCGAGAGTCGATTCATATTGCCATTGGTGCTGGTTTTCAACATGTCCTCACCGGCTCTTGGGCGGCTCGTACTGCGAGACTTGGAGACAAGTCTTGCCAGCACCATCGGGGAGATGCCGTTTTTGGCGGCAAATGTTGTGCCGGACTGTGAAGAGCAGGGCACGATCCAACTAGAAATCTCGGATGACGCTGGCGTCTGGTTCCACTCCCAGGAGCTGCCGGAAATCGATTACTATGCACTCGAGCGCCGCGAGTTTCCGCCTGGCGAATTCCCCCTCCTGGCTTTGATGCCGGAGCCTCGCGTTCACCACGCAGAGCAAAGTCCCGTCCTCACTGTACTTGCAACGTTCATCGCCGGCGGACTGCTGCTGACGTTCAACAGCCACCACTCTGTCATGGACGGTGCCGGGATGCTCACCTTGGCCACGACGTTTGCAAAGCACATGGCGGCGCTGTCCGGCGGTCGCTTCATCGCGCCCGGGGATGCATTTCCAGAGGAAGCTCTCGACCGATCAAACGTGTTTGGGTGTGGCGGCAAGGAAGTCGGCGATTTCCCCAACTATCGCCTGAGTCAAACGTACCGATGCGCCATGGAACGAGAGCTGGTCGAGGCTGCCGTTTCCGGGCACCACCCCAGGCTCCCGCTGTTGCAGAAACTCAGCCTTTCGCACTGGTTCATCTCGGCGGAGTCGATGCGCGCCATGAGGGACGCTGCACTGCCGCCGTCCGAGGGACTGCCCTTGTTGACCGACAACACGATCCTGTGCGCGGTGCTGTGGCGTCACATCTCCCGAGCGCGTCGGCTATCGTGCCGGGGCATCGTTGCGAGCTCCTTTGTCAACACGGTCAATGTTCGGAGGCGGCTGGATCCCCCGCTGCCGTTGGAATATCCCGGAAATGCAGTTGTCCACGCGAAAACGTCGGCCGCCACCGCTGACGTGGAGTCGACCGAGCCCGGGATGCTGTACAAGATGGCCAGGCAAATCACCGACGCGATTGAGTGGTGGACGTCGGAGCGAATTTGGGAGCTGGTTGGGGCCATTGAGTCCAGTGCAATGGTGAACAAGGTCGAGCCAAGCATGGACAACTTCCAAGGTCCCGACCTCGAGGTCACCAGCACTGCGGCCATGGGAGACATTTATCGTGCCGAATGGGGTTCGGGGCTGGGGAGAATCAGAGCGTTGCGCTATGCGTACCTGCCCATCAAGGATGGCTGGGTCAACGTGTTGCCGCAGAGAACGGATGCGGGACTAGAGCTGCTCATGTGTCTGGAGAAGAGTACCTTGAGGCTCTTGAGACAGGATGAAGAGTGGCTCCGGCTGGCCAGGGAGAGTCGATGAACCGGTGCTCGCCTGGGTGTGAGCGATTTCTCTCACTCTTGCTTTGAATGTCGCGCATCATCTATCCTCTGATGAACAGCGCGGCTGGCCAGTTTCAACCTTTTGACATCAACGATTTTGGCGTCTGGCCATTACGTCATGTTTGCTTGTTCAACTGACAGAAGCAGCCTCGTCTGACTTTTGCGGCACCCTGTATTACAGTA from Metarhizium brunneum chromosome 2, complete sequence includes these protein-coding regions:
- the easC_1 gene encoding Acyltransferase easC → MPTSPSQPAAANGVGMAPQNHEDDSISPPSLASTGRQSTLITPRVPLIPGWMKLTPLDQIESRFILPLVLVFNMSSPALGRLVLRDLETSLASTIGEMPFLAANVVPDCEEQGTIQLEISDDAGVWFHSQELPEIDYYALERREFPPGEFPLLALMPEPRVHHAEQSPVLTVLATFIAGGLLLTFNSHHSVMDGAGMLTLATTFAKHMAALSGGRFIAPGDAFPEEALDRSNVFGCGGKEVGDFPNYRLSQTYRCAMERELVEAAVSGHHPRLPLLQKLSLSHWFISAESMRAMRDAALPPSEGLPLLTDNTILCAVLWRHISRARRLSCRGIVASSFVNTVNVRRRLDPPLPLEYPGNAVVHAKTSAATADVESTEPGMLYKMARQITDAIEWWTSERIWELVGAIESSAMVNKVEPSMDNFQGPDLEVTSTAAMGDIYRAEWGSGLGRIRALRYAYLPIKDGWVNVLPQRTDAGLELLMCLEKSTLRLLRQDEEWLRLARESR